The Nocardia higoensis genome has a segment encoding these proteins:
- a CDS encoding DUF2804 domain-containing protein produces the protein MSERELTGPVDLCDERGRLNPDAVGWSRTPLHRANLSRAWGRKKRWDYWCVTAPDLYIAITCADLDYLGNASVWICRPSTGLSVSVDRIVPGARGFALPDQPCTGLTVVEASGLRVEIDERSAESTRLRASCASTTEGPLAIDIEVAEPAGHESLNVVIPWSRRRFQYTSKQNTRPATGTVRLGRHRWELGGADLPAYGTLDLGRGVWKYRNRWNWAAASGVSHDGRTVGLQFGGKWTEGTGYTENGLCVDGRLTKIGEELRWSYDWVEPMRPWRIRDSAGMVDVELVPDHDRYARTSAGVLSMEVHQCFGRWSGTIVTDAGERVEFTDVIGFAEEARNRW, from the coding sequence ATGAGCGAACGTGAGCTGACCGGACCCGTCGATCTGTGCGACGAGCGCGGGCGCCTGAATCCCGACGCCGTGGGCTGGTCGCGCACGCCGCTGCATCGCGCGAATCTGTCGCGAGCGTGGGGCAGGAAGAAGCGCTGGGATTACTGGTGCGTCACCGCGCCGGACCTCTATATCGCGATCACCTGCGCCGATCTGGATTACCTCGGCAACGCCTCGGTGTGGATCTGCCGTCCATCCACCGGCCTGTCGGTCTCGGTGGACCGCATCGTGCCCGGTGCGCGCGGTTTCGCCCTGCCGGACCAGCCGTGCACGGGTCTGACCGTCGTCGAGGCGTCCGGGCTGCGGGTGGAGATCGACGAACGATCGGCCGAGTCCACCAGGCTGCGGGCGTCGTGCGCCTCGACCACGGAAGGTCCCCTCGCCATAGACATCGAGGTCGCCGAACCGGCCGGGCACGAATCGCTGAATGTGGTGATCCCGTGGTCGCGGCGCCGCTTCCAGTACACGAGCAAACAGAACACCCGCCCGGCGACCGGCACCGTGCGCCTGGGCCGCCATCGATGGGAACTCGGCGGTGCCGATCTGCCCGCCTACGGCACCCTCGACCTCGGCCGCGGGGTCTGGAAATACCGCAATCGCTGGAACTGGGCGGCCGCCTCGGGCGTATCGCACGACGGCCGGACCGTCGGCCTGCAATTCGGTGGTAAGTGGACCGAAGGCACCGGCTACACCGAGAACGGACTGTGCGTCGACGGCAGGCTCACCAAGATCGGCGAGGAATTGCGGTGGAGCTACGACTGGGTCGAGCCCATGCGCCCGTGGCGGATACGCGACAGCGCGGGCATGGTCGACGTCGAACTCGTCCCCGACCACGACCGGTATGCCCGCACCAGTGCGGGCGTCCTGTCGATGGAGGTCCACCAGTGCTTCGGCCGCTGGTCGGGCACGATCGTCACAGATGCGGGCGAGCGGGTGGAATTCACCGACGTGATCGGCTTCGCCGAAGAGGCCCGCAACCGGTGGTGA
- the rplC gene encoding 50S ribosomal protein L3 gives MTDNKNRPAAGILGTKLGMTQVFDDKNRVVPVTVIKAGPNVVTQIRTEERDGYSAVQVAFGAIDPRKVNKPVSGQFAKAGVTPRRHIAELRVADASAFEVGQELNADVFEEGSYVDVTGTSKGKGFAGTMKRHGFAGQGASHGAQAVHRRPGSIGGCATPGRVFKGMRMSGRMGNDRVTTQNLSVHKVDTENGLLLIKGAIPGRKGGVVIVKSAVKGGAHA, from the coding sequence ATGACTGACAACAAGAACCGGCCTGCCGCCGGAATCCTGGGCACCAAGCTCGGCATGACCCAGGTCTTCGACGACAAGAACCGCGTCGTCCCGGTGACCGTGATCAAGGCGGGCCCGAACGTGGTCACCCAGATCCGCACCGAGGAGCGCGACGGCTACAGCGCCGTGCAGGTCGCCTTCGGCGCCATCGACCCCCGCAAGGTGAACAAGCCGGTCTCCGGCCAGTTCGCCAAGGCCGGTGTCACCCCGCGTCGCCACATCGCCGAACTCCGTGTCGCCGACGCCTCGGCCTTCGAGGTCGGCCAGGAGCTCAACGCCGACGTGTTCGAAGAGGGCAGCTACGTCGACGTCACCGGCACCTCCAAGGGCAAGGGCTTCGCGGGCACCATGAAGCGCCACGGCTTCGCCGGCCAGGGTGCCTCGCACGGTGCGCAGGCCGTGCACCGTCGTCCGGGTTCCATCGGTGGCTGTGCCACCCCCGGTCGCGTGTTCAAGGGCATGCGCATGTCGGGTCGTATGGGTAACGACCGCGTGACCACGCAGAACCTGTCGGTTCACAAGGTCGACACCGAGAACGGCCTGCTGCTGATCAAGGGTGCGATCCCGGGTCGCAAGGGCGGCGTCGTGATCGTCAAGAGCGCCGTGAAGGGTGGTGCGCACGCATGA
- the rpsJ gene encoding 30S ribosomal protein S10 — protein MAGQKIRIRLKAYDHEAIDASARKIVETVTRTGARVVGPVPLPTEKNVYCVIRSPHKYKDSREHFEMRTHKRLIDILDPTPKTVDALMRIDLPASVDVNIQ, from the coding sequence GTGGCGGGACAAAAGATCCGCATCAGGCTCAAGGCCTATGACCACGAGGCGATCGACGCGTCTGCGCGCAAGATCGTGGAGACGGTCACCCGCACCGGGGCCCGCGTGGTCGGACCGGTGCCGTTGCCGACCGAGAAGAACGTGTACTGCGTCATCCGTTCGCCGCACAAGTACAAGGACTCGCGCGAACACTTCGAGATGCGCACGCACAAGCGTCTCATCGACATCCTCGACCCGACGCCGAAGACGGTCGACGCGCTGATGCGCATCGACCTGCCGGCCAGCGTCGACGTCAATATTCAGTGA
- the rplW gene encoding 50S ribosomal protein L23, translating to MTTIADPRDILLAPVISEKSYGLIEEGTYTFIVHPDSNKTQIKIAVEKVFGVKVTSVNTANRQGKRKRTRFGYGKRKNTKRALVTISADSKPIEIFGGPVA from the coding sequence GTGACCACCATCGCCGACCCCCGCGACATCCTGCTGGCGCCGGTCATCTCGGAGAAGTCCTACGGACTGATCGAGGAAGGCACCTACACCTTCATCGTGCACCCGGACTCCAACAAGACGCAGATCAAGATCGCCGTCGAGAAGGTCTTCGGTGTGAAGGTCACCAGCGTCAACACCGCCAACCGTCAGGGCAAGCGCAAGCGGACCCGCTTCGGTTACGGCAAGCGCAAGAACACCAAGCGCGCGCTCGTGACCATCTCGGCCGACAGCAAGCCCATCGAGATCTTCGGAGGCCCGGTCGCGTAA
- a CDS encoding hotdog fold domain-containing protein — protein MTAATSTFRSWKKLPDNLFGHTLFSLGMVARVPYFGTVLPTVRRLEPGLCEVSAPKWFGIRNHLGTFHAIAACNLAEVAMGMLCEATVPSSHRWIPKGMNVRYLAKAESRLRAVAFLPEVPDFAAITEGRELVVPVSIYDRDGVEVVHADITTWVTPR, from the coding sequence ATGACTGCCGCTACCTCGACCTTCCGCAGCTGGAAGAAGTTGCCCGACAACCTGTTCGGACACACGCTGTTCTCCCTGGGCATGGTGGCGCGGGTGCCGTACTTCGGCACCGTGCTGCCGACCGTGCGGCGGCTCGAGCCCGGGCTGTGCGAGGTGAGCGCGCCGAAGTGGTTCGGCATCCGCAATCATCTCGGCACCTTCCACGCCATCGCCGCCTGCAATCTGGCGGAGGTGGCGATGGGGATGCTGTGCGAGGCGACGGTGCCGTCGTCACATCGCTGGATCCCCAAGGGGATGAATGTGCGGTACCTGGCCAAGGCGGAGAGCAGGCTTCGGGCGGTGGCCTTCCTGCCCGAGGTCCCGGACTTCGCGGCGATCACCGAGGGGCGGGAGCTGGTGGTGCCGGTGTCGATCTACGACCGGGACGGTGTGGAGGTGGTGCACGCCGACATCACCACCTGGGTGACGCCGAGGTAG
- the rplD gene encoding 50S ribosomal protein L4: MSAVSTQKETEKANLTLPVKEVGGKTNGTVELPAEIFDVTANIALMHQVVTAQLAAARQGTHATKTRGQVSGGGKKPYRQKGTGRARQGSTRAPQFAGGGTVHGPQPRDYSQRTPKKMIRAALHGALSDRARNDRIHVISELVAGQTPSTKTAKSFLSELSDRKKFLVVVGREDVAAWKSVANLQNVQPIAPDQLNTYDVLNSDDVVFSVEALNAFVHGPTEAAQEESK, from the coding sequence ATGAGCGCCGTGAGCACTCAGAAGGAAACCGAAAAGGCGAACCTCACGCTTCCTGTCAAGGAAGTCGGAGGCAAGACCAACGGCACCGTCGAGCTCCCCGCGGAGATCTTCGACGTGACCGCCAACATCGCGCTGATGCACCAGGTCGTCACCGCGCAGCTGGCCGCGGCCCGTCAGGGCACCCACGCGACCAAGACGCGTGGCCAGGTCTCCGGCGGCGGCAAGAAGCCGTACCGGCAGAAGGGCACCGGCCGCGCCCGTCAGGGCTCGACCCGCGCGCCGCAGTTCGCCGGCGGTGGCACCGTCCACGGCCCGCAGCCGCGTGACTACAGCCAGCGCACCCCCAAGAAGATGATCCGTGCCGCGCTGCACGGCGCGCTGTCCGACCGGGCCCGCAACGATCGCATCCACGTGATCAGCGAGCTGGTGGCCGGCCAGACCCCGTCGACCAAGACCGCCAAGAGCTTCCTGTCCGAGCTGTCGGACCGCAAGAAGTTCCTGGTCGTCGTCGGCCGCGAGGACGTCGCCGCGTGGAAGAGCGTGGCGAACCTGCAGAACGTGCAGCCGATCGCCCCGGATCAGCTGAACACCTACGACGTGCTCAACAGCGACGACGTGGTCTTCAGTGTCGAAGCCCTGAACGCTTTCGTTCACGGCCCGACCGAGGCGGCTCAGGAGGAGAGCAAGTGA
- the rplB gene encoding 50S ribosomal protein L2, translated as MAIRKYKPTTPGRRGSSVSDFAEITRSTPEKSLLRPLSKTGGRNAHGRITTRHRGGGHKRAYRIIDFRRLDKDGIPAKVAHIEYDPNRTANIALLHYVDGEKRYILAPKGISQGTPIESGPTADIKPGNNLPLRNIPTGTTIHNVELRPGGGAKLARAAGMSIQLLGKEGPYATLRMPSGEIRRVDVRCRATVGEVGNAEQSNINWGKAGRMRWKGRRPTVRGVVMNPVDHPHGGGEGKTSGGRHPVSPWGQPEGRTRKPNRPSDKLIVRRRKTGKKR; from the coding sequence ATGGCAATTCGCAAGTACAAGCCGACAACCCCCGGTAGGCGTGGGTCGTCCGTTTCGGACTTCGCCGAGATCACCCGGTCCACTCCCGAGAAGTCGCTGCTGCGTCCGCTGAGCAAGACCGGTGGTCGTAACGCGCACGGCCGCATCACCACCCGTCACCGCGGTGGCGGGCACAAGCGGGCCTACCGCATCATCGACTTCCGTCGCCTGGACAAGGACGGCATCCCGGCCAAGGTCGCGCACATCGAGTACGACCCCAACCGGACCGCCAACATCGCGCTGCTGCACTACGTGGACGGCGAGAAGCGCTACATCCTGGCGCCGAAGGGCATTTCGCAGGGCACCCCGATCGAGTCCGGCCCCACCGCCGACATCAAGCCGGGTAACAACCTGCCGCTGCGCAACATCCCGACCGGTACCACGATCCACAACGTGGAGCTGCGTCCCGGCGGCGGCGCCAAACTGGCTCGTGCCGCGGGCATGAGCATCCAGCTGCTCGGCAAGGAAGGCCCCTACGCCACGCTGCGTATGCCCTCCGGTGAAATCCGCCGCGTCGACGTGCGCTGCCGCGCCACCGTCGGCGAGGTCGGCAACGCCGAGCAGTCGAACATCAACTGGGGCAAGGCCGGCCGTATGCGCTGGAAGGGCCGCCGCCCCACGGTTCGTGGTGTCGTGATGAACCCCGTCGACCACCCGCACGGTGGTGGTGAGGGCAAGACCTCCGGTGGTCGCCACCCGGTCTCGCCGTGGGGTCAGCCGGAAGGCCGCACCCGCAAGCCCAACCGCCCGAGCGACAAGCTCATCGTCCGCCGTCGCAAGACCGGCAAGAAGCGCTGA